A stretch of Caldanaerobius polysaccharolyticus DSM 13641 DNA encodes these proteins:
- the atpD gene encoding F0F1 ATP synthase subunit beta produces the protein MGKGRIVQVIGPVIDVKFDRGNLPDINHAVKIRLGDKVITAEVSQHIGDDMVRCVALAPTDGLTRGMEVENTGAPITVPVGKCVLGRMFNVTGDPMDNLGEVKASEYWPIHRNAPDYSRQKPVAEMLETGIKVIDLLAPYAKGGKIGLFGGAGVGKTVLIMELIRNVAMEHGGYSVFTGVGERSREGNDLWYEMKESGVIDKTAFVFGQMNEPPGARMRVALTGLTMAEYFRDVEKQDVLLFIDNIFRFVQAGSEVSALLGRMPSAVGYQPTLANELGALEERITSTTEGSITSVQAVYVPADDLTDPAPATTFTHLDATTVLSRQIAEMGIYPAVDPLDSVSRILEPDVVGHEHYTVARKVQQILQRYKELQDIIAILGMDELSEEDKLTVNRARKIQRFLSQPFFVAEAFTGMPGRYVPVKDTVEGFKRIVEGELDDIPESAFYMVGTIDEVLKRAESMK, from the coding sequence TTGGGTAAAGGGAGGATTGTACAGGTAATAGGGCCTGTCATTGACGTCAAATTTGATAGAGGCAACCTTCCTGATATAAACCATGCGGTAAAGATAAGGTTAGGAGATAAAGTCATCACCGCAGAAGTATCCCAGCACATAGGAGACGACATGGTTAGGTGTGTAGCTCTGGCTCCTACCGATGGCCTTACCAGGGGTATGGAAGTTGAAAACACCGGCGCACCTATAACGGTGCCGGTGGGAAAATGCGTGCTGGGCAGGATGTTTAACGTGACGGGAGATCCCATGGACAACCTAGGAGAGGTAAAAGCTTCGGAGTACTGGCCTATACACAGAAATGCCCCGGATTACAGCAGGCAGAAGCCTGTGGCGGAAATGCTGGAAACCGGGATAAAAGTCATAGACCTTCTGGCGCCTTACGCTAAGGGCGGGAAGATAGGGCTGTTTGGCGGTGCGGGCGTTGGCAAGACCGTTCTTATAATGGAGCTTATAAGGAACGTGGCCATGGAGCACGGGGGTTACTCGGTTTTCACCGGCGTAGGAGAGAGGTCCCGCGAAGGCAACGACTTGTGGTACGAGATGAAGGAGTCTGGCGTTATAGACAAGACCGCTTTTGTGTTTGGCCAGATGAACGAACCGCCAGGGGCCAGGATGAGGGTTGCGCTTACGGGTCTGACCATGGCCGAATACTTCAGGGATGTGGAAAAGCAGGACGTTTTGTTGTTTATAGACAATATATTCAGGTTTGTACAGGCAGGATCAGAGGTATCGGCCCTTCTGGGCAGAATGCCTTCTGCGGTCGGGTATCAGCCTACGTTGGCCAATGAACTGGGGGCCCTGGAAGAGAGGATAACATCTACTACAGAGGGTTCTATCACCTCAGTTCAGGCCGTTTACGTGCCTGCTGATGACCTCACTGACCCTGCACCTGCTACTACATTTACCCACCTTGATGCCACTACGGTTTTGTCCAGGCAAATAGCGGAGATGGGCATATACCCTGCTGTAGATCCCCTGGATTCGGTTTCCCGAATACTGGAACCCGATGTGGTGGGCCATGAGCATTACACGGTGGCGCGAAAGGTGCAGCAGATCCTTCAGCGGTATAAAGAGTTGCAGGACATCATAGCCATACTGGGTATGGATGAGCTTTCCGAGGAAGATAAGCTTACCGTGAACAGGGCGAGGAAGATCCAGAGATTTTTGTCCCAGCCTTTCTTTGTAGCAGAAGCCTTTACAGGGATGCCGGGGAGGTATGTGCCTGTAAAGGACACCGTGGAAGGTTTCAAGAGGATTGTAGAAGGAGAACTGGACGATATTCCTGAATCTGCTTTCTACATGGTAGGCACTATAGATGAGGTGCTTAAAAGGGCAGAAAGCATGAAATAG
- the atpG gene encoding ATP synthase F1 subunit gamma, with amino-acid sequence MQSRREIISRIKSVKKTRQITSAMHLIAAAQYKKAQVKLSTALPYFRKIQDTIRDILAHSEKFSHPYLGKQEPSGEKRVGYIVMSGDKGLCGSYNHNVIKLAEECIARSQNSYLMVIGNVGRNYFAKKGYNIDVEFLYTAQNPTVYTARDIADIVLKLYNRDFLDEIYVVYTRLISALSQKPTVMKILPLDVESFEKKDSGEGFHYQFLYHPSPVDVFNEMVPEYIKGLIYGAMVESYASEQGARMTAMDSATKNADEMIRKLTLMYNRARQSQITQEIQEIVVAANSL; translated from the coding sequence GTGCAGAGCCGCAGGGAGATCATTTCCAGGATAAAGAGCGTAAAAAAGACCAGGCAGATAACCAGCGCCATGCATTTGATCGCAGCAGCTCAGTACAAAAAAGCGCAGGTAAAGCTGTCCACAGCCTTGCCGTATTTTAGGAAAATTCAGGATACAATTAGAGATATACTGGCTCACAGTGAGAAGTTTTCTCATCCCTATTTGGGTAAACAAGAGCCTTCCGGCGAAAAACGGGTAGGTTATATCGTGATGTCTGGCGATAAGGGCCTGTGCGGTAGCTACAATCACAACGTCATAAAACTTGCTGAAGAGTGCATCGCCCGTTCTCAGAACAGCTATTTAATGGTTATAGGGAACGTGGGAAGAAACTATTTTGCCAAAAAGGGCTACAATATCGATGTGGAATTCTTGTACACGGCTCAAAACCCCACCGTATATACCGCAAGGGATATAGCGGATATCGTTTTGAAGCTTTACAACAGGGATTTCTTGGACGAAATATACGTGGTATATACCCGTTTGATTTCTGCTCTGTCTCAGAAGCCCACTGTCATGAAAATCCTGCCATTGGATGTAGAGAGTTTTGAGAAAAAGGATAGCGGTGAGGGGTTCCACTACCAGTTTTTGTATCATCCTTCTCCGGTAGATGTCTTTAACGAGATGGTCCCTGAATATATAAAGGGGCTTATATACGGGGCCATGGTTGAATCTTATGCCAGCGAACAAGGGGCCAGGATGACCGCCATGGATTCAGCTACTAAAAACGCCGACGAGATGATAAGGAAGCTTACGTTGATGTATAACAGGGCCAGGCAAAGCCAGATCACTCAAGAGATCCAGGAGATCGTGGTCGCTGCCAACAGCTTATGA
- the atpA gene encoding F0F1 ATP synthase subunit alpha has product MQLKPGEISSILKQEIENLEFHQKLEEIGYVIESGDGIARIYGLNNCMAGELLEFENGEYGMALNLEEDNVGCVILGSSEGVKEGSIVKRTGRVIDVPVGEQLIGRVVNALGQPLDGKGDINATERRPVENPAPAILDRKSVDTPLQTGILAIDSMIPIGRGQRELIIGDRQTGKTAIAIDTILNQKDQDVICIYVAIGQKASTVARIVHTLTMHGAMDYSIVVSATASESAALQYIAPYAACSMGEYFMYKGKDVLIVYDDLSKHAVAYRTLSLLLRRPPGREAYPGDVFYLHSRLLERAAKLSEEAGGGSITALPIIETQAGDISAYIPTNVISITDGQIFLESELFFAGIRPAINVGLSVSRVGGAAQTKAMKKVASRLRLDLAQYRELEVFAQFGSDLDKSTLELLQQGQRIVESIKQEQYKPLPLEYQVLMIFAVNNKFLVDVPVSEVRRFHEGLIEYVKNNYPDILQEIKEKKDISEELANRMKEAIQKYKENNFEVK; this is encoded by the coding sequence ATGCAATTGAAACCAGGTGAGATAAGCAGCATCCTGAAACAGGAGATAGAAAATCTGGAATTTCACCAAAAATTAGAGGAAATAGGTTATGTCATTGAGAGCGGTGATGGCATCGCAAGAATTTACGGCCTCAATAACTGCATGGCCGGGGAGCTGCTGGAATTTGAAAACGGCGAGTACGGAATGGCGCTAAACCTGGAGGAAGACAATGTAGGATGTGTTATCCTTGGGTCTTCTGAAGGGGTAAAAGAGGGGTCTATTGTAAAGAGAACCGGTAGGGTTATCGACGTGCCTGTGGGAGAGCAGTTGATAGGGCGCGTTGTCAACGCCCTAGGTCAGCCGCTAGACGGCAAAGGGGACATCAATGCCACAGAGAGGCGACCGGTGGAGAACCCAGCGCCTGCTATACTGGATAGAAAATCTGTGGATACGCCTCTCCAGACAGGTATTTTAGCCATCGATAGCATGATACCCATAGGTAGGGGCCAGAGGGAGTTGATCATAGGGGACAGGCAGACAGGCAAAACGGCTATTGCCATCGACACCATATTAAACCAGAAAGATCAGGACGTCATATGCATATACGTTGCCATAGGGCAAAAGGCGTCAACGGTGGCCAGGATTGTGCACACGCTGACCATGCACGGGGCAATGGACTATTCTATTGTGGTTTCGGCGACGGCCAGTGAATCGGCTGCGCTCCAGTACATTGCGCCCTATGCGGCGTGTTCCATGGGCGAGTATTTCATGTACAAAGGTAAAGACGTGCTGATCGTGTACGACGACCTGTCCAAGCACGCTGTAGCTTACAGGACCCTTTCCTTGCTTTTGAGAAGGCCCCCTGGAAGAGAAGCGTATCCCGGTGATGTGTTCTACCTGCACTCAAGGCTTCTGGAAAGAGCGGCTAAGCTGAGCGAGGAAGCAGGAGGAGGTTCCATTACGGCTCTTCCCATCATAGAGACCCAGGCCGGTGATATATCGGCTTATATTCCCACCAACGTCATATCTATAACCGATGGGCAGATCTTTCTGGAGAGCGAGTTGTTTTTCGCTGGAATAAGGCCTGCAATCAATGTGGGACTTTCTGTATCCCGTGTGGGCGGCGCTGCACAGACCAAGGCGATGAAAAAAGTCGCGTCCAGGCTGAGGCTGGACCTGGCGCAGTATAGGGAGCTGGAGGTCTTTGCTCAGTTTGGTTCAGATCTCGACAAAAGCACGTTGGAGCTGTTGCAGCAGGGGCAGCGCATCGTGGAGTCCATAAAGCAGGAGCAGTACAAGCCGTTGCCTTTGGAGTACCAGGTCTTGATGATTTTCGCTGTAAACAACAAGTTCCTGGTGGACGTACCGGTAAGTGAGGTAAGGAGATTCCACGAAGGGCTGATTGAATACGTAAAAAACAACTACCCTGATATATTACAGGAGATAAAGGAGAAAAAAGATATAAGCGAGGAACTGGCAAACAGGATGAAAGAGGCCATACAGAAGTACAAAGAGAATAATTTCGAGGTGAAATAG
- the atpH gene encoding ATP synthase F1 subunit delta translates to MAEVVAKRYGTAFYDACEGPDAEACIAQLGDACRILSGFAEALKNPVIEYEKKEAAVKKALKDFDKKVVNLVLLLIKNGHVDDIQGIYEYVNRLYMEAHRIKVVKVVSARPLKSGVIEAIERKLSEGIDYSLKLESEVDPAILGGLQLKFDDRILDFSVKNRLNLVRRSLQNVDVSR, encoded by the coding sequence ATGGCCGAGGTAGTAGCAAAGAGGTACGGGACTGCATTTTATGATGCCTGTGAAGGACCGGATGCAGAGGCGTGTATCGCCCAGCTGGGCGATGCGTGCAGGATTTTAAGCGGTTTTGCAGAGGCCCTCAAAAACCCTGTAATCGAGTACGAAAAAAAAGAAGCTGCTGTGAAAAAGGCTTTAAAGGATTTTGACAAAAAGGTCGTAAACCTGGTTTTGCTGTTGATTAAAAACGGGCACGTGGACGATATCCAGGGCATTTACGAATACGTAAACCGCCTTTACATGGAGGCGCACCGCATAAAGGTGGTAAAGGTGGTTTCTGCCCGACCGCTTAAGTCGGGTGTTATAGAGGCTATTGAGAGAAAGCTCAGCGAGGGAATAGATTATTCCTTGAAGCTGGAAAGTGAAGTGGACCCTGCCATTCTGGGAGGGCTTCAGTTGAAATTTGATGACAGGATTCTGGATTTTTCTGTAAAGAACAGGCTTAACCTTGTGAGGAGATCACTTCAAAATGTGGATGTGAGTAGGTGA
- the atpF gene encoding F0F1 ATP synthase subunit B, producing the protein MIDFTSWTFYFEIANVIILYLVFRKYLFKPVTDFMNRRTARIEESLETARKRLEEADEIKKNYEKELSDIREKSRELIEQAKQQAIKTQEEIINEAKRQAEIIVTQAREQIERDRQKALEDMKDQIVDISIKIATKVINQQLDMVKDQIYIDKLLDEEGLELWPR; encoded by the coding sequence TTGATTGACTTTACCAGCTGGACCTTTTACTTTGAGATCGCCAATGTCATAATCCTTTACCTCGTTTTTAGAAAGTACCTGTTTAAGCCTGTCACGGATTTTATGAACAGGCGCACGGCGAGAATTGAAGAGTCGCTGGAGACTGCTCGCAAGAGGTTGGAAGAAGCTGACGAGATCAAGAAAAACTACGAAAAAGAGCTGTCAGATATCAGGGAAAAGTCCAGGGAATTGATAGAGCAGGCAAAACAGCAGGCTATAAAGACACAGGAGGAGATAATAAACGAAGCCAAGAGGCAGGCTGAAATCATCGTAACCCAGGCCAGGGAGCAGATAGAACGAGACAGGCAAAAGGCCTTAGAGGATATGAAGGACCAGATAGTGGATATAAGCATTAAGATAGCCACCAAAGTTATAAATCAGCAGCTGGATATGGTCAAAGACCAGATATACATCGACAAATTGCTAGATGAGGAAGGTCTGGAATTATGGCCGAGGTAG
- the atpE gene encoding ATP synthase F0 subunit C, which yields MSLVALAAAIAALTGVGAGVGIGIATGKATEAVARQPEAISKINQVFLLGVALAEATAIYGLLVAILIIFVVK from the coding sequence ATGTCATTAGTGGCACTGGCAGCTGCAATAGCGGCGTTAACAGGTGTAGGCGCAGGTGTGGGCATTGGAATTGCCACAGGTAAGGCCACTGAGGCGGTAGCTCGTCAGCCTGAGGCTATAAGCAAGATAAACCAGGTGTTTCTGCTGGGCGTGGCGTTGGCTGAGGCTACGGCTATATACGGCCTGTTGGTCGCTATACTCATCATTTTTGTCGTAAAATAA
- a CDS encoding F0F1 ATP synthase subunit A, whose translation MDVGPKVVFTIPLGKGIPVTDTVVVTWIIMAMLIALMFVFTRRLEEVPRGSQNVVEMIVESLNNLAKQLIGEKWEPFAPYFGTVAIFLFVANIISLIGFKPPTRDISLTAALAVMTIAITIIAHIKYKGFKSWLMSFVKPIPLLGVLDLFTRPLSLTVRLYGNILAGVIIMELIYRVVPLVIPAALSLYFDLFDGFIQMLIFVFLSMLYVSEAVNENEF comes from the coding sequence TTGGACGTAGGGCCTAAGGTGGTGTTTACCATTCCATTGGGGAAAGGCATACCTGTTACTGATACGGTTGTGGTCACGTGGATTATCATGGCAATGTTGATAGCGCTTATGTTTGTTTTTACCCGAAGACTTGAAGAAGTACCTAGGGGTTCTCAAAATGTAGTTGAGATGATAGTAGAGTCTTTGAACAATTTAGCAAAGCAACTTATAGGTGAGAAGTGGGAGCCGTTTGCTCCTTATTTCGGGACTGTGGCTATATTTTTGTTCGTGGCTAATATCATAAGCCTTATAGGCTTTAAACCACCCACGAGGGATATAAGCTTAACTGCTGCTCTAGCGGTAATGACCATTGCGATTACCATAATAGCTCATATAAAATACAAAGGCTTTAAAAGCTGGCTCATGTCTTTTGTAAAACCTATTCCCCTATTGGGCGTGCTGGACCTTTTTACGAGGCCGTTATCCCTTACTGTTCGACTTTACGGCAATATCCTAGCAGGCGTTATAATCATGGAGCTCATATACAGGGTTGTGCCTCTGGTGATACCGGCGGCGCTGAGCCTTTACTTTGACCTGTTCGACGGCTTTATTCAGATGCTTATATTCGTGTTTTTAAGCATGCTGTACGTGTCTGAAGCCGTAAATGAGAACGAATTTTAG
- a CDS encoding HutP family protein: MRSIDVAKAALKMAISSREEEDLLKHKYREKGIKAVAVDFGGDFNASIKKILERAAVAAKREGVVEDTHVGEGAIVGVTREALSQIAPRAFGLSVGGKIGIARHSEHLSVAIFFEIGLLNLNDVAIGLAHRSLPTETSKI, translated from the coding sequence ATGAGGAGCATTGATGTGGCTAAGGCGGCGTTAAAAATGGCTATATCCAGCCGCGAAGAAGAAGACCTGTTAAAGCACAAATACAGGGAAAAGGGGATAAAAGCCGTAGCGGTGGACTTTGGCGGCGATTTCAATGCCTCTATAAAAAAAATATTAGAGAGGGCTGCGGTTGCTGCGAAGAGGGAAGGGGTTGTAGAGGATACCCATGTGGGAGAAGGCGCTATAGTGGGCGTGACCAGAGAGGCCTTATCTCAGATCGCTCCACGGGCTTTTGGGTTGAGCGTGGGCGGCAAAATAGGTATTGCAAGGCACAGCGAGCACCTGAGCGTAGCCATTTTCTTTGAGATAGGGCTTTTAAACCTCAACGATGTCGCTATAGGACTAGCCCACAGGTCATTGCCCACAGAAACCAGTAAGATTTAA
- a CDS encoding DNA-3-methyladenine glycosylase family protein, which translates to MLKVEERQGGVVVYGLDIDLKNTFECGQCFRWNAEPDGSYTGVAYGKALNVSEIGDGMLYLKDTSKKDLEDTWYYYFDMDKDYSSIAEALKGDEILDKAMRMGRGIRILRQDPWECLISFIISANNRIPQIKRVVENICRSYGDPVDYMGRTYYTFPGPERLAAVDEETLKETRCGFRASYIIEAARMVQQGFDLKAIYEMDIDEARSRLKEIPGVGDKVADCILLFAYGKTQAFPVDVWVKKVLTQLYGFKDSNIDRIRRFAESKFGDYAGYAQQYLFYYMREKAM; encoded by the coding sequence ATGTTGAAAGTAGAAGAAAGGCAAGGCGGTGTGGTGGTATACGGCCTTGATATAGACCTTAAAAACACTTTTGAATGTGGGCAGTGTTTCAGGTGGAACGCTGAGCCTGACGGCAGCTATACAGGCGTTGCTTATGGAAAAGCCCTCAACGTGTCAGAGATAGGCGACGGTATGCTGTATTTAAAAGATACTTCAAAGAAGGACCTTGAGGACACCTGGTACTATTATTTTGATATGGACAAGGATTACAGCTCTATTGCGGAAGCATTAAAGGGCGATGAGATACTGGATAAGGCCATGCGCATGGGAAGGGGTATAAGGATATTGAGGCAAGACCCGTGGGAGTGCCTGATTTCCTTTATTATCTCGGCTAACAACAGGATTCCTCAGATAAAAAGGGTCGTGGAGAATATATGCAGGTCCTACGGCGATCCTGTGGATTACATGGGTAGAACCTATTACACATTCCCAGGCCCTGAGAGGCTGGCGGCTGTGGATGAGGAAACTTTAAAGGAGACCAGGTGCGGCTTCAGGGCTAGCTACATCATAGAAGCTGCCAGGATGGTACAGCAGGGCTTTGATTTAAAGGCCATCTACGAGATGGATATAGATGAGGCCAGATCCAGGCTAAAGGAGATTCCTGGAGTGGGGGATAAAGTGGCTGATTGCATACTGCTCTTTGCCTACGGAAAAACCCAGGCCTTTCCCGTGGATGTATGGGTTAAGAAGGTGCTTACTCAGCTTTACGGTTTTAAGGATAGCAACATAGACAGGATAAGGCGCTTTGCTGAAAGTAAGTTTGGGGATTACGCAGGATATGCCCAGCAGTACCTTTTCTACTATATGAGAGAAAAAGCGATGTAG
- a CDS encoding class I SAM-dependent rRNA methyltransferase has translation MATVMLNRKIPDRVVQGHPWIYRTEIDRVEGEYMPGDIVDVRDKNNRFVGRGYINLKSMISVRLLTRKEEKIDEEFFRKRIQDAWEYRKRVMDDVNSCRIVYGESDFLPALIVDKFGDYLVTQFLSLGMDVRKKMIVNLLDEIIKPAGIFERDDVHVREIEGLKQEKGYLKGQFDPVQEFTENGIKFYVDMENGQKTGYFLDQKENRASISKYVKGAQVLDCFCHTGSFAIHAAYYGAKDVTAVDISDDAISMAEKNARLNSLQGRISFVCANVFDLLRQYVSEGKAYDVVILDPPAFTKSKSTVPSALKGYKEINLRALKLLNPGGFLITASCSQHVSPELFKEVVLDAAIDAKRDIRIVEERSQAKDHPILPGAPETRYLKFLVLHVL, from the coding sequence ATGGCAACAGTCATGTTAAATAGAAAAATACCTGATAGAGTAGTACAAGGCCATCCATGGATATACCGTACCGAAATAGATCGGGTAGAAGGAGAATACATGCCCGGAGACATAGTAGACGTAAGAGACAAAAACAACCGGTTTGTAGGCAGGGGTTACATAAATTTAAAATCCATGATCAGCGTAAGATTGCTCACGAGAAAAGAAGAAAAAATCGACGAAGAATTTTTCAGAAAGAGGATACAAGATGCCTGGGAATACAGAAAGAGGGTGATGGACGACGTCAATTCCTGCCGGATTGTGTACGGGGAATCAGACTTCCTGCCTGCGCTAATCGTAGATAAATTTGGGGATTACCTGGTTACCCAATTTTTATCTTTGGGCATGGATGTGAGAAAAAAGATGATCGTAAACCTGCTGGATGAAATCATAAAACCCGCGGGCATCTTTGAAAGGGATGACGTCCACGTAAGAGAAATAGAAGGCCTAAAGCAGGAGAAAGGCTACCTTAAAGGGCAATTTGACCCGGTGCAGGAATTTACAGAAAACGGGATAAAATTCTACGTAGACATGGAAAACGGCCAGAAAACCGGGTATTTCCTGGACCAGAAAGAAAACAGGGCATCCATTTCAAAATACGTAAAAGGAGCGCAAGTCCTGGATTGTTTCTGCCATACCGGTTCCTTTGCCATACACGCAGCCTACTACGGGGCAAAAGATGTCACAGCTGTGGATATATCCGATGACGCCATATCGATGGCAGAAAAAAATGCCCGTTTAAATTCGCTACAAGGCCGAATATCTTTTGTGTGCGCCAACGTCTTTGATCTGCTCCGCCAGTACGTAAGCGAGGGAAAAGCCTACGATGTGGTAATACTGGATCCACCCGCTTTCACCAAGAGCAAAAGCACTGTACCCTCAGCGCTAAAAGGCTACAAGGAGATCAACCTTAGGGCTTTAAAGCTGTTAAACCCCGGTGGATTTCTCATAACAGCGTCATGCTCCCAGCACGTATCCCCTGAGCTCTTTAAAGAAGTGGTGCTGGATGCAGCCATTGACGCCAAAAGGGACATAAGGATTGTGGAAGAGAGGTCCCAGGCAAAAGACCATCCGATTTTACCCGGTGCGCCTGAGACCAGATATTTAAAATTCCTCGTGCTCCACGTGTTGTAA